Proteins encoded by one window of Pirellulales bacterium:
- a CDS encoding MogA/MoaB family molybdenum cofactor biosynthesis protein, with protein sequence MSISTQQHRAEAPQVVTAAVITISDTRTKDNDTSGAKIVDTMTTAGHKILAWEIVPDEPARIKPLIEKFREAPELDVILITGGTGIGSRDQTFETISGLLDKTLPGFGEIFRVLSYEEIGPAAMLSRAVGGLVGRTILLSMPGSTAAVRLAMEKLVVPEIGHLVREARK encoded by the coding sequence ATGTCCATCTCCACCCAACAGCACCGAGCCGAAGCCCCGCAAGTCGTCACCGCTGCCGTCATTACGATTAGCGACACGCGGACGAAGGATAACGATACAAGCGGCGCAAAGATTGTCGATACGATGACCACCGCTGGGCACAAGATTCTCGCTTGGGAGATCGTCCCGGATGAACCTGCCCGCATCAAGCCGCTGATCGAAAAGTTCCGCGAAGCGCCAGAGCTAGACGTCATTCTCATCACGGGAGGCACGGGTATTGGCAGCCGAGATCAAACGTTTGAAACGATCAGTGGCCTGCTCGACAAAACGTTGCCAGGCTTTGGCGAGATATTCCGAGTCCTTAGTTACGAAGAAATCGGTCCGGCGGCCATGCTCAGCCGTGCGGTGGGCGGTCTCGTCGGGCGCACCATTCTGCTCTCGATGCCAGGTTCAACCGCCGCCGTCCGATTGGCAATGGAAAAACTCGTTGTGCCAGAAATCGGGCATCTTGTACGCGAAGCACGGAAGTGA